The proteins below are encoded in one region of Deinococcus seoulensis:
- a CDS encoding threonine aldolase family protein, which yields MTASRLIADLRSDTVTTPTPAMREAMAQARVGDDVYGEDPTVNELQVELARLTGHEAGLFMPSGTMTNQVAIALHTRRGEEVICAEGSHIYEWELGMMAAFSGVVPRFVPAPLGVPAPEDVRAAIRRSIHQSPSGLISLENTHNKAGGTVIPLAVLDGIRTVATEEGLPLHLDGARVLNAAVSLGVPLRDITARFDTVSVCLSKGLGAPVGSVLVGSAAQMRQAHRYRKMMGGGMRQAGVLAAAALVALREGPARLAEDHRRTRELAGALVNAGFDVNMAAVQTNIIYATVPDAAAHADRWAQQGVLCNALGPDSVRFVLHHQIDDEALAGAVRVLTA from the coding sequence ATGACTGCCTCCCGCCTGATTGCCGATCTGCGTTCCGATACCGTCACGACCCCCACGCCCGCCATGCGCGAGGCGATGGCGCAGGCGCGGGTGGGGGATGACGTGTATGGCGAGGACCCGACCGTGAACGAGTTGCAGGTCGAGTTGGCGCGCCTGACCGGGCATGAGGCGGGGTTGTTCATGCCGTCGGGGACGATGACGAATCAGGTGGCGATCGCGCTGCACACGCGGCGGGGCGAGGAGGTCATCTGCGCGGAGGGCTCGCACATCTACGAGTGGGAGCTGGGCATGATGGCGGCGTTCAGTGGCGTGGTGCCGCGCTTCGTGCCCGCGCCGCTGGGTGTGCCCGCGCCGGAGGACGTGCGCGCCGCGATTCGCCGCAGCATCCACCAGTCCCCGAGCGGGTTGATCAGCCTGGAGAACACGCACAACAAGGCGGGCGGGACGGTGATTCCGCTGGCGGTGCTGGACGGGATTCGCACGGTGGCGACCGAGGAGGGTCTGCCGCTGCACCTGGACGGGGCGCGGGTGCTGAACGCGGCGGTGTCTCTCGGTGTGCCGCTGAGGGACATCACGGCCCGGTTCGACACGGTCAGCGTGTGCCTCAGCAAGGGCCTGGGCGCCCCGGTGGGCAGCGTGCTGGTCGGCAGCGCGGCCCAGATGCGGCAGGCGCACCGGTACCGGAAGATGATGGGCGGCGGCATGCGGCAGGCGGGCGTGCTGGCGGCGGCGGCACTGGTGGCCCTGCGGGAAGGCCCGGCCCGGCTGGCCGAGGATCACCGCCGCACCCGTGAACTGGCCGGGGCGCTGGTGAACGCGGGCTTCGACGTGAACATGGCGGCCGTGCAGACGAACATCATCTACGCCACCGTGCCGGACGCTGCCGCGCACGCCGACCGCTGGGCGCAGCAGGGCGTGCTGTGCAACGCGCTGGGGCCGGATTCCGTGCGCTTCGTGCTGCACCACCAGATCGACGACGAGGCGCTGGCCGGAGCGGTCCGCGTCCTGACGGCGTAG
- a CDS encoding CPBP family intramembrane glutamic endopeptidase: MTVPDSVPAPADSPDVPAPRGVRAVDGNRAALALLLVQNAVSAGLIALGLPLGVSLLGAFAVVVLVGLTVFRGPLDALFRDVRWRTPPAWGVAVAAFVLAFLASRAFVLAFVTLFPETAGSTPQFLSSGVDLWVLLLAAGVLVPVAEEVAFRGLMMRGHERAVGFGVAALTSSVAFAVAHGAPVSVVGILPLAYVLARVTQHTGSVWNAVIIHVLNNTVALGLGAFLAGRLPTDPAQATEMLSNPALKVPLAIGAALFGTVVLVVLHLWLTPKADPQERSAPGPWLSGAYVVVLLFGLSALLLTVPGVAEWLGTVRASLQGR, translated from the coding sequence ATGACCGTTCCGGATTCCGTGCCTGCGCCCGCCGATTCGCCTGACGTGCCCGCGCCGCGTGGGGTGCGGGCGGTGGATGGCAACCGGGCGGCGCTGGCGTTGCTGCTGGTGCAGAACGCGGTATCCGCAGGGCTGATTGCGCTGGGGTTGCCGCTGGGCGTGTCGCTGTTGGGAGCGTTCGCAGTGGTGGTGCTGGTGGGCCTGACCGTGTTCCGGGGGCCGCTGGACGCACTGTTCCGGGATGTGCGCTGGCGCACGCCGCCCGCGTGGGGCGTGGCGGTGGCGGCGTTCGTGCTGGCGTTCCTGGCGTCGCGGGCGTTCGTGCTGGCGTTCGTGACGCTGTTCCCGGAGACGGCCGGCAGCACCCCGCAGTTCCTGAGCAGCGGCGTGGACCTGTGGGTGCTGCTGCTGGCGGCGGGCGTGCTGGTCCCGGTGGCCGAGGAGGTCGCGTTCCGGGGCCTGATGATGCGCGGGCACGAGCGCGCGGTGGGGTTCGGGGTGGCGGCGCTCACGTCGTCCGTGGCGTTCGCGGTGGCGCACGGCGCGCCGGTCAGTGTGGTCGGTATCCTGCCGCTGGCGTACGTGCTGGCGCGCGTGACGCAGCACACGGGCAGCGTGTGGAACGCCGTGATCATTCACGTGCTGAACAACACTGTCGCGCTGGGCCTGGGCGCGTTCCTGGCCGGGCGCCTGCCGACCGACCCGGCGCAGGCGACCGAGATGCTGTCGAACCCGGCCCTGAAGGTGCCGCTGGCGATCGGCGCGGCGCTGTTCGGAACGGTCGTGCTGGTCGTACTGCACCTGTGGCTGACCCCGAAAGCCGATCCGCAGGAGCGGTCCGCGCCGGGCCCGTGGCTCAGCGGGGCGTACGTGGTCGTGCTGCTGTTCGGCCTGAGCGCACTGCTGCTGACCGTGCCGGGCGTCGCCGAGTGGCTGGGCACGGTCCGCGCGTCTCTCCAGGGCCGCTGA
- a CDS encoding DUF6915 family protein codes for MAHPYHHAISSSRQFGGTPDEYLPIHNWFDQTKAHLPDVRHRAVLHSSLGIFLCEQVFGPTLTLSTGKKVPVRLIGEQHVREDMGGEIPTVQDWLGDLPLRPWMARGAARLSEQEDSP; via the coding sequence ATGGCGCACCCGTACCACCACGCGATCAGCTCCAGCCGTCAGTTCGGCGGGACGCCCGACGAGTATCTGCCCATCCACAACTGGTTCGACCAGACCAAGGCGCACCTGCCGGACGTCCGCCACCGCGCCGTCCTGCACTCCAGCCTGGGCATCTTCCTGTGCGAACAGGTGTTCGGCCCCACGCTGACCCTCAGTACCGGAAAGAAAGTCCCCGTACGCCTGATCGGCGAGCAGCACGTCCGCGAGGACATGGGCGGCGAGATCCCCACCGTGCAGGACTGGTTGGGCGACCTGCCCCTGCGCCCCTGGATGGCGCGCGGCGCCGCCCGCCTGAGCGAACAGGAGGATAGCCCGTGA
- a CDS encoding DUF456 domain-containing protein produces MSLAFLIFLAAWVIGMIGTFVPAVPATIIIFLGSVAATLVDGFQPWPDLPFLLTFLLITVAISMVDNVASAWGARRYGGSRQAVWGALIGGLVGIFIPFGLIVGPLAGALIAELLVVRKPPLDAARAAWGTLIGLLAGLAAKLVLHLLIGLYELWRLWDPARSIFG; encoded by the coding sequence GTGAGTCTCGCCTTCCTGATCTTCCTGGCCGCCTGGGTGATCGGCATGATCGGCACGTTCGTGCCAGCCGTGCCCGCCACCATCATCATCTTCCTGGGGTCCGTCGCCGCGACCCTGGTCGACGGGTTCCAGCCGTGGCCGGACCTGCCGTTCCTGCTGACCTTCCTACTGATCACGGTCGCCATCAGCATGGTCGACAACGTCGCCTCGGCGTGGGGGGCCCGCCGGTATGGTGGGAGCCGCCAGGCCGTGTGGGGCGCGCTGATCGGCGGTCTGGTCGGTATCTTCATTCCGTTCGGGCTGATCGTCGGGCCGCTGGCCGGCGCACTGATCGCGGAACTGCTGGTCGTGCGTAAACCCCCGCTGGACGCCGCGCGGGCCGCGTGGGGCACCCTGATCGGCCTGCTCGCCGGACTGGCCGCCAAACTCGTGCTGCACCTGCTGATCGGCCTGTACGAACTGTGGCGGCTGTGGGACCCCGCCCGGTCCATCTTCGGCTGA